A stretch of Corallococcus soli DNA encodes these proteins:
- a CDS encoding isocitrate/isopropylmalate dehydrogenase family protein gives MANTRTVTVINGDGIGPEVSAATIRVLEALKVPLEFEFKDAGAEVVAKFGTNLPHETVEAVLKSGVALKGPTGTVVGGGLPSANVGLRKRLDLYSSLRPVKSVPNVKTRYENVDLVVVRENTEDLYAGLEHIVVPGVVEALKIITEKASTRIARFAFDYARKNGRKRVSAIHKANIMKLSDGLFLDCCRKVGREFPEITYDEVIVDNLCMQLVKDPTRFDVMVTENLYGDIVSDLCAGLVGGLGMVPGANIGERTAVFEAVHGTAPDIAGKGIANPTALMMSAVMMLEWLELRDEARRMQGAIQKVYGGDAKVRTGDLGGSATTREFTDAIIAAL, from the coding sequence ATGGCGAATACGCGCACTGTGACGGTCATCAACGGCGACGGCATCGGTCCCGAGGTCTCGGCGGCCACCATTCGCGTCCTCGAAGCGCTCAAGGTCCCCCTGGAGTTCGAGTTCAAGGACGCCGGCGCGGAGGTCGTGGCCAAGTTCGGCACCAACCTGCCGCACGAAACGGTGGAAGCGGTCCTCAAGAGCGGCGTCGCCCTCAAGGGCCCCACCGGCACCGTCGTCGGCGGCGGCCTGCCGTCCGCGAACGTCGGCCTGCGCAAGCGGCTGGACCTGTACTCGTCCCTGCGCCCGGTGAAGAGCGTCCCCAACGTCAAGACGCGCTACGAGAACGTCGACCTCGTCGTCGTGCGTGAGAACACCGAGGACCTGTACGCCGGCCTGGAGCACATCGTCGTGCCGGGCGTCGTGGAGGCGCTGAAGATCATCACGGAGAAGGCGTCCACGCGCATCGCGCGCTTCGCCTTCGACTACGCCCGGAAGAACGGCCGCAAGCGGGTGTCCGCCATCCACAAGGCGAACATCATGAAGCTGTCGGACGGCCTCTTCCTGGACTGCTGCCGCAAGGTCGGCCGCGAGTTCCCCGAAATCACGTACGACGAGGTCATCGTCGACAACCTCTGCATGCAGCTGGTGAAGGACCCGACCCGGTTCGACGTGATGGTGACGGAGAACCTGTACGGCGACATCGTCAGCGACCTGTGCGCGGGGCTCGTCGGCGGCCTGGGCATGGTGCCGGGCGCCAACATCGGTGAGCGCACCGCCGTCTTCGAGGCCGTGCACGGCACCGCCCCGGACATCGCGGGCAAGGGCATCGCGAACCCCACCGCGCTGATGATGTCCGCGGTGATGATGCTGGAGTGGCTGGAGCTGAGGGACGAAGCCCGCCGCATGCAGGGCGCCATCCAGAAGGTCTACGGCGGCGACGCGAAGGTGCGCACCGGCGACCTGGGCGGCAGCGCCACCACGCGCGAGTTCACCGACGCCATCATCGCCGCGCTGTAG
- a CDS encoding translation initiation factor — MGKRDKKDEAPASPGPFNNPFAALSAQREALPVGPPPPAPKAKPEPRGPARAVVRMERKGRGGKEVTVVEQLGLPAAQLDTWLKALKGGLGCGGVVEEDALVLQGDQRERLPALLEARGVRKVIIG; from the coding sequence ATGGGCAAGCGCGACAAGAAGGACGAGGCCCCGGCGTCCCCGGGGCCCTTCAACAACCCCTTCGCCGCCCTGTCCGCGCAGCGGGAGGCGCTCCCCGTGGGGCCGCCTCCGCCCGCGCCGAAGGCGAAGCCCGAACCCAGGGGCCCCGCGCGCGCCGTCGTGCGCATGGAGCGCAAGGGCCGGGGTGGCAAGGAGGTCACCGTGGTGGAGCAGCTGGGGCTGCCCGCGGCCCAGCTCGACACCTGGCTCAAGGCGCTCAAGGGCGGCCTGGGCTGCGGCGGCGTGGTGGAGGAGGACGCGCTGGTGTTGCAGGGCGACCAGCGCGAACGGCTCCCCGCGCTCCTGGAAGCGCGGGGCGTCCGCAAGGTCATCATCGGGTGA
- a CDS encoding thioredoxin domain-containing protein: MSKKASTPAAPVPTRGALALLVLGILTSGLAIYQWMELLTLRAGGSTSCGISEQVNCETVWNSDFASAVHDTLGIPIAGLGLVWGLAAVGLCALYLAWAKAKRSVRPATNGLRLLAVAGIVSVIVFAAVSAQVGVMCPTCMGTYALVLAFAGVAWRGLPGPLMPQAGEWGDALKWTVGISAVAFVAMQMPGRATPHAQKAGAFVPGSAAPEKVTYGDEVEPPPVTPPTLEAYLASLPQEQKQSLSNALAVYRAGTPQPAAYPARHIYGPEDAPVKVVEWTDSKCPHCKTLVEELAYIKRASPEGKLSVEARHFPLDGACNPAIPRRGPDAPSVRCEAAKAQVCLEGAKDFWKLRERLFAAQAFLSTDKVMEIATSGSVARPQLEACMSDPRTLGKLRQDVEYAMKFDIRGTPLVLLNGRMVPPSAPLIYSLVLANGDANAAPFITLPPPRAPSAQSGHEGHAHP; this comes from the coding sequence ATGAGCAAGAAGGCCTCGACCCCGGCCGCCCCCGTCCCCACCCGTGGCGCCCTGGCGCTGCTGGTCCTGGGCATCCTCACCAGCGGGCTCGCCATCTACCAGTGGATGGAGCTGCTCACGCTGCGCGCGGGCGGATCCACCAGCTGCGGCATCAGCGAGCAGGTCAACTGCGAGACCGTCTGGAACTCGGACTTCGCCAGCGCCGTGCACGACACGCTCGGCATCCCCATCGCCGGCCTGGGGCTCGTGTGGGGGCTCGCCGCGGTGGGCCTCTGCGCGCTGTACCTCGCGTGGGCGAAGGCGAAGCGCTCCGTGCGCCCGGCCACCAACGGCCTGCGCCTGCTGGCCGTCGCGGGCATCGTCTCCGTCATCGTCTTCGCGGCCGTCAGCGCCCAGGTGGGCGTGATGTGCCCCACGTGCATGGGCACCTATGCGCTGGTGCTCGCCTTCGCGGGCGTCGCCTGGCGAGGCCTCCCCGGTCCCCTGATGCCCCAGGCGGGCGAGTGGGGTGATGCGCTCAAGTGGACGGTGGGCATCTCCGCCGTCGCCTTCGTCGCCATGCAGATGCCCGGCCGCGCCACCCCGCATGCGCAGAAGGCCGGCGCCTTCGTGCCGGGCTCGGCGGCCCCGGAGAAGGTCACCTACGGGGACGAGGTGGAGCCCCCGCCCGTGACGCCGCCGACGCTGGAGGCCTACCTGGCGAGCCTGCCCCAGGAGCAGAAGCAGTCCCTGTCCAACGCGCTCGCGGTGTACCGGGCCGGAACGCCGCAGCCCGCCGCCTACCCCGCGCGCCACATCTACGGTCCGGAGGACGCGCCCGTGAAGGTGGTGGAGTGGACCGACAGCAAGTGCCCCCACTGCAAGACGCTGGTGGAGGAGCTGGCGTACATCAAGCGCGCCTCGCCCGAGGGCAAGCTGTCCGTGGAGGCCCGCCACTTCCCGCTGGATGGCGCGTGCAACCCGGCCATCCCGCGCCGGGGCCCGGACGCGCCCAGCGTGCGGTGTGAGGCCGCCAAGGCGCAGGTGTGCCTGGAGGGCGCGAAGGACTTCTGGAAGCTGCGCGAGCGGCTGTTCGCCGCCCAGGCCTTCTTGAGCACGGACAAGGTGATGGAGATCGCCACGTCCGGCTCCGTGGCGCGCCCGCAGTTGGAGGCGTGCATGAGCGACCCCCGGACGCTGGGCAAGCTGCGCCAGGACGTCGAGTACGCCATGAAGTTCGACATCCGGGGCACGCCGCTGGTGCTGTTGAACGGCCGGATGGTGCCGCCGTCCGCGCCGCTCATCTATTCGCTGGTGCTGGCCAATGGGGACGCCAACGCCGCCCCCTTCATCACGCTGCCGCCCCCGCGCGCGCCGTCCGCGCAGAGCGGTCACGAGGGCCACGCCCACCCGTAG
- a CDS encoding cupin domain-containing protein has protein sequence MDVKQLAAFQGFSLEKLQKHTVFQSGRFFLDVYCLAPGQAQKPHRHATSDKVYVVLDGSCRFRIGDEEATHGPGSTLFAPAGSEHGVVNDGPDNARLLVLMTPPPEHA, from the coding sequence ATGGATGTGAAGCAGCTTGCGGCCTTCCAGGGGTTCTCCCTGGAGAAGCTCCAGAAGCACACCGTCTTCCAGTCCGGTCGCTTCTTCCTCGACGTCTACTGTCTGGCCCCGGGCCAGGCGCAGAAGCCCCACCGGCATGCCACGTCCGACAAGGTGTACGTCGTGTTGGACGGAAGCTGCCGCTTCCGCATCGGCGATGAGGAAGCGACGCACGGCCCCGGTTCCACCCTTTTCGCCCCCGCGGGCTCCGAACACGGCGTCGTCAACGACGGCCCGGACAACGCCCGCCTCCTCGTCCTGATGACCCCGCCTCCGGAGCACGCATGA
- the ygfZ gene encoding CAF17-like 4Fe-4S cluster assembly/insertion protein YgfZ gives MEPLSLHFVHEQVGARFISVGGREVVAGYGDVGTEYGAARDAVALHDASYREILRITGEDRASFLHGMVTQEVKNLPVGSAAYAAFITVKGAMVGDARILKREGDLLLDVEPGLGAKVREFLDKYLISEDAELHDGTPESGWLRLLGPRTAQVLAAVLGRPFEGLAAQASQPAVLAGQDVWLLGTALPGGVAGVDVLVPRAGLEAVWTALAQAGAAHGLKPLGFDALELLRVEAGVPRYGQDMVDTTIPLEANLTHAISYNKGCYIGQEVIARATFRGRMNRQLAGLLLGETDVAPGTELRRGEKKVGWVTSVVRSPVKGQRVALGYVHRESLEPGTELTLADGAGTVTVAALPFTAG, from the coding sequence ATGGAACCGCTGTCGCTGCATTTTGTTCACGAGCAAGTGGGTGCCCGCTTCATTTCGGTGGGCGGCCGTGAAGTGGTGGCCGGGTATGGAGACGTGGGCACGGAGTATGGCGCGGCCCGTGACGCCGTGGCACTCCACGATGCGTCCTACCGCGAAATCCTCCGGATAACGGGGGAGGATCGCGCCTCCTTCCTCCACGGCATGGTCACCCAGGAGGTGAAGAACCTCCCGGTGGGCTCGGCCGCCTATGCCGCCTTCATCACGGTGAAGGGCGCCATGGTGGGCGACGCGCGCATCCTCAAGCGGGAGGGCGACCTGCTCCTGGACGTGGAGCCCGGCCTGGGCGCCAAGGTGCGGGAGTTCCTGGACAAGTACCTCATCTCCGAGGACGCGGAGCTGCACGACGGCACCCCGGAGTCCGGCTGGCTGCGGCTGCTCGGCCCCCGGACGGCCCAGGTGCTGGCGGCTGTCCTGGGCCGCCCCTTCGAGGGCCTGGCGGCGCAGGCCAGTCAGCCCGCGGTGCTGGCCGGCCAGGATGTGTGGCTCCTGGGGACGGCGCTGCCAGGCGGGGTAGCCGGCGTGGACGTGCTGGTGCCGCGCGCGGGGCTGGAGGCGGTGTGGACAGCGCTCGCACAGGCGGGCGCGGCGCACGGGCTGAAGCCGCTGGGGTTCGACGCGCTGGAGCTGCTGCGGGTGGAAGCCGGGGTGCCGCGCTACGGGCAGGACATGGTGGACACCACCATTCCGCTGGAGGCGAACCTCACGCACGCCATCTCCTACAACAAGGGTTGCTACATCGGGCAGGAGGTCATCGCCCGGGCCACCTTCCGCGGCCGGATGAACCGCCAGCTCGCGGGCCTGCTCCTGGGGGAGACGGACGTGGCGCCCGGCACGGAGCTGCGCCGGGGTGAGAAGAAGGTGGGCTGGGTCACGAGCGTGGTGCGCTCGCCGGTGAAGGGCCAGCGCGTGGCGCTGGGCTACGTGCACCGTGAGTCGCTGGAGCCGGGCACGGAGCTGACGCTCGCGGACGGGGCTGGCACCGTCACGGTGGCTGCCCTGCCCTTCACCGCCGGGTAG
- the hppD gene encoding 4-hydroxyphenylpyruvate dioxygenase encodes MAKQESLGIKTLESIHWYVHDLERSRQFYTKGLDFAEVAVSGPELDAHGKQKSALFQAGDVALVVSQPVGEGGRAWRYLRKHPDGVGTLNFEVEDVEKAFKLLESRGATFITDIQRFTDDAGGKLSFFSITTPFGDTTFRFLQRDNYKSIYPGFQVHAQPQGGQNKYGFDRVDHVTSNFQTMKPMLLWMEHVMGFEKFWHIEFHTDDVASQQKRDHGSGLKSEVMWDPKSGVKFANNEPKFPFFKASQINIFNEDHRGDGVQHLAITVKDILTSVKDMRQNAGIQFMPTPGSYYDALPERIQRMGIKKIDEDINVLRDLEVLIDGDKERSYMLQIFMKDAASLYKQPDAGPFFYEIIQRKGDQGFGGGNFRALFESIERAQKAEGRI; translated from the coding sequence ATGGCCAAGCAGGAATCGCTGGGCATCAAGACCCTGGAGAGCATCCACTGGTACGTGCATGACCTGGAGCGCAGCCGCCAGTTCTACACGAAGGGGTTGGACTTCGCGGAAGTGGCGGTCTCCGGGCCGGAGCTGGACGCGCACGGCAAGCAGAAGTCGGCGCTGTTCCAGGCGGGGGACGTGGCGCTGGTGGTGAGCCAGCCTGTCGGGGAAGGGGGCCGGGCGTGGCGCTACCTGCGCAAGCACCCGGACGGGGTGGGGACGCTGAACTTCGAGGTGGAGGACGTGGAGAAGGCGTTCAAGCTGCTGGAGTCGCGCGGCGCCACGTTCATCACGGACATCCAGCGCTTCACGGACGACGCGGGCGGCAAGCTGTCGTTCTTCTCCATCACCACCCCGTTCGGTGACACGACGTTCCGCTTCCTGCAGCGGGACAACTACAAGTCCATCTACCCGGGCTTCCAGGTGCACGCGCAGCCCCAGGGCGGCCAGAACAAGTATGGCTTCGACCGGGTGGACCACGTCACGTCGAACTTCCAGACGATGAAGCCCATGCTCCTGTGGATGGAGCACGTGATGGGCTTCGAGAAGTTCTGGCACATCGAGTTCCACACCGACGACGTGGCGTCGCAGCAGAAGCGCGACCACGGCAGCGGCCTGAAGTCGGAAGTGATGTGGGACCCGAAGAGCGGCGTGAAGTTCGCGAACAACGAGCCCAAGTTCCCGTTCTTCAAGGCCAGCCAGATCAACATCTTCAACGAGGACCACCGCGGTGATGGCGTGCAGCACCTGGCCATCACGGTGAAGGACATCCTGACGTCCGTGAAGGACATGCGGCAGAACGCGGGCATCCAGTTCATGCCCACGCCGGGCTCGTACTACGACGCGCTTCCGGAGCGCATCCAGCGCATGGGCATCAAGAAGATCGACGAGGACATCAACGTCCTGCGCGACCTGGAGGTGCTCATCGACGGTGACAAGGAGCGCAGCTACATGCTCCAGATCTTCATGAAGGACGCGGCGAGCCTCTACAAGCAGCCGGACGCGGGCCCGTTCTTCTACGAAATCATCCAGCGCAAGGGAGACCAGGGCTTCGGCGGCGGTAACTTCCGCGCCCTGTTCGAGAGCATCGAGCGTGCGCAGAAGGCCGAAGGGCGCATCTAA
- the maiA gene encoding maleylacetoacetate isomerase yields MKQVRLHGYWRSSASWRVRIALNLKGIPFESLPVHLVKDGGQQHQPAYRAVNPMGRVPTLEWTDDGGQERRLSESMAILEYLEERGGSPALLPSEAYLRARTRMLAEMVNAGIQPLQNTSVVLRVRDVLKGDEKAWGAHWNAHGLTALETAVQATVGRYCVGDAVSFADILLVPQLYGARRLGVDLTPYPTLLRIEAACNELPAFQAAQPDRQPDAQPA; encoded by the coding sequence ATGAAGCAGGTGCGCCTCCACGGCTACTGGCGCTCGTCCGCGTCCTGGCGCGTGCGGATCGCGCTGAACCTCAAGGGCATCCCCTTCGAGTCCCTGCCGGTGCACCTGGTGAAGGACGGCGGCCAGCAGCACCAGCCCGCCTACCGGGCCGTCAACCCGATGGGGCGCGTGCCCACGCTGGAGTGGACGGACGACGGCGGCCAGGAGCGCCGGCTGTCGGAGTCCATGGCCATCCTGGAGTACCTGGAGGAGCGCGGGGGCTCGCCTGCCCTGCTGCCCTCGGAGGCGTACCTCCGGGCGCGGACGCGGATGCTGGCGGAGATGGTGAATGCCGGCATCCAGCCCTTGCAGAACACGTCGGTGGTGCTGCGCGTCAGGGACGTGTTGAAGGGGGACGAGAAGGCCTGGGGCGCGCACTGGAACGCGCACGGGCTGACGGCCCTGGAGACAGCGGTGCAGGCCACGGTGGGGCGTTATTGTGTGGGGGACGCGGTGTCGTTCGCGGACATCCTGCTCGTGCCCCAGCTCTACGGGGCCCGCCGCTTGGGTGTAGACCTGACGCCGTACCCCACGCTGCTGCGCATTGAAGCGGCGTGCAACGAACTTCCCGCCTTCCAGGCGGCGCAGCCGGACCGGCAGCCCGACGCGCAGCCGGCGTAG
- a CDS encoding fumarylacetoacetate hydrolase family protein: MKLATLKDGTRDGRLIVVKRDNSAYALATNVALTLQAALDDWDAREPQLRALAQQLEADAVQSRPLDVKALHAPLPRAYEWVDGSAYINHVLLVRKARNAEPPATLRSDPLVYQGGSGDFLAPTQDIPLRDEAWGLDFESEVCVVLGDTPMGTLAQDAGKYIKLVMIANDVSLRNLIPEELAKGFGFFQSKPATAFGPFALTPDELGSAWRDGRVHLRMRSLLNGELVGDTDAGPEMHFSFLDLIQHLTRTRAFTAGTVLGSGTVSNEDRARGISCLAERRMIETIDEGKPKTSFMKPGDTIEIEMLDGEGHSPFGRIAQTVVKVP, translated from the coding sequence TTGAAGCTCGCGACGCTCAAGGACGGAACCCGCGATGGGCGGCTCATCGTCGTCAAGCGGGACAACTCCGCCTATGCCCTGGCCACCAACGTGGCCTTGACGCTGCAGGCGGCACTGGATGACTGGGACGCGCGCGAGCCGCAGCTGCGCGCCCTGGCCCAGCAACTGGAAGCGGACGCGGTGCAGAGCCGCCCGCTGGACGTGAAGGCGCTGCACGCGCCGCTGCCCCGCGCCTATGAATGGGTGGACGGCAGCGCGTACATCAACCACGTCCTGCTGGTGCGCAAGGCGCGCAACGCGGAGCCGCCCGCCACGCTGCGCTCGGATCCGCTGGTCTACCAGGGGGGCTCCGGCGACTTCCTGGCGCCCACGCAGGACATCCCCCTGCGCGACGAGGCCTGGGGCCTGGACTTCGAGAGCGAGGTCTGCGTCGTGCTGGGTGACACGCCCATGGGCACGCTGGCCCAGGACGCGGGCAAGTACATCAAGCTGGTGATGATCGCCAACGACGTGTCCCTGCGGAACCTCATCCCGGAGGAACTGGCCAAGGGCTTCGGCTTCTTCCAGAGCAAGCCCGCCACCGCGTTCGGCCCCTTCGCGCTGACGCCGGACGAGCTGGGCTCCGCGTGGCGGGACGGCCGGGTGCACCTGCGCATGCGCAGCCTGCTCAACGGCGAGCTGGTGGGCGACACCGACGCGGGCCCGGAGATGCACTTCTCCTTCCTGGACCTCATCCAGCACCTGACGCGCACGCGCGCCTTCACGGCGGGCACGGTGCTGGGCAGCGGCACGGTGTCCAACGAGGACCGCGCGCGGGGCATCTCCTGCCTCGCCGAGCGCCGGATGATTGAGACCATCGACGAGGGCAAGCCGAAGACGTCCTTCATGAAGCCGGGGGACACCATCGAAATCGAGATGCTGGACGGCGAGGGCCACAGCCCCTTCGGCCGCATCGCCCAGACGGTGGTGAAGGTCCCATGA